The following is a genomic window from Sciurus carolinensis chromosome 3, mSciCar1.2, whole genome shotgun sequence.
GAGGAAGTTTAAGGAGGGATTTATCTAATTTGCACAGATTGTGCAAATTATCTAACACCTAAGCCCTAGTTTCCTGACTGTAAATCCTGTACTTATTTCCTGCAGACTGTGGGATTTGATTGCCTTTTTATCCTACAGATGACATAATGGTTATTCCCTAGAGGGACATGAAGCAGGGACTCATTTTCTCTGAGGCTGGACTTTGGAGTCACAGTTCCAACCTTGcacattcttttctcctctctgcaCTCACTTCACGGCCACCTGAAAACTCTGGCTCCGGCTGGGGCATGAGGAGCAACTTCTCCTTCCTAGTCTTCTGCTTTTCACAGCTGTGAAGTTCAGGGAGTTGAACTGCTGAGCTTTGAGTTTGCGGCTCACTCTGCCGCCGTCAACCTCTGTTGTAAATTTTCCTCCCAGAACACGTGACGATGCATTTCTTGACTATATATCCCCAACTGCAGCAGCGGAGCTGTCAGAGTGCGAGCCCAGCACGAAAGAGGAGCGCTCTTGGACCTGACCATTCAGGAATTCAGAGGCACTGCCAGCCTTTGGTAAGTCAGCTGTGCTTCTTTGCTTCTTTGAAAGAGTACTGTTCCTAAGTACCAATGCaccaagttcttttctttctgtttcctttggtCTAAGGGAAtttgctttgaattttaaaaagtgtaagttCTAGAAGTGAAATGCAAACCTTTGGTTCTGCTTCATCGGTTAAAGTGTGGGTCCcgatttttaatattatttattttctctgtgcttGCTGGCGTAgggaatgtttttaaagaatgagaGCAATACATGCTCATTTATGAAATGCACAGAAGACGGATATTTAACAGACGCTAAAAAGTGAAAGTTCTTCCTTTCCCGCTGGCCCTCCAGTCCCTCGTCGCTAACCCCTGTTAACTCTTTGGTGGAACTTCCTACTGCCCTTTCTTTCAtacatttataaacttttttGATATTGTGACTGCTGCTGGCCTGGTAGGAGAGCTCTAACCTGTGGCTTTCTCCCCAGACCCGGGCTGTGTGCGCTCTGCTTCAATGCTGAAGATGGAGCCTCTGAACAGCACACATCCCAGCACCGCAGCCTCCAGCAGCCCCCTCGAGTCCCACGTGCCCGGCAACGGCAGTGGCAACGGCAACGAATACTTCTACATTCTGGTTGTCATGTCCTTCTACGGCGTTTTCCTGATTGGAATCATGCTGGGTTACATGAAATCCAAGAGGCGGGAGAAGAAGTCCAGCCTCCTGCTGCTGTACAAAGATGAGGAGAGGCTCTGGGGAGAGGCCATGAAGCCGCTGCCCATGGTTTCAGGCCTGAGGTCCGTGCAGGTGCCCATGATGCTGAACATGTTGCAAGAGAGTGTGGCACCTGCACTGTCCTGCACCCTCTGCTCCATGGAAGGGGACAGCGTGAGCTCCGAGTCTTCTTCCCCAGACGTGCATCTCACCATCCAGGAGGAGGGGGCAGATGACGAGCTGGAGGAGACTTCAGAGACGCCTCTCAACGAGAGCAGCGAAGGATCCTCTGAGAACATCCATCGGAATTCCTAGCACCCCCGGGATCTTGGAGGTGGCTCTGCCAGCCCGCAGAactcttagaaaaagaaaagtcatcatCAAGTGTCTGGTTTCACTTTTTCAGTGCAGCTGCCACTTTGAACAGGCCCTCAGTAAGCCCATGAAATAGGGAAGGGCGAGGGACAAGGCTCAGCTGGAGTCTGCGAGGTGCCTGCGATTGGGATCCACCACCCAAAAAGCCCCAAAGATGTGCAGTGTGGACATTTACTTTGGGTCCAGGGTTTTAGGGTTCCTGTTCAGCCTTTGACCAGATGATGTGCTCCTCATTTTCTCACTGGATGCCCAGGGTCACTTACGCAGCATCTGCCCTTGGCTGGAGCTGCTAAATGCCTAGGGCAGGCTGAGGGACTAGTCTTGATTTGCTAATTTGCCTAGAGCTTTGTTCTTCTAGATCTAATTGGCTGTAAGTATCTCTACTATGTACCTGTGGCATTAGTTCACAGCAGGTTACAAGCTGCTTCTGGAGGTCTTTGGATTAGAGGGGAAATTTTGATG
Proteins encoded in this region:
- the Kcne4 gene encoding potassium voltage-gated channel subfamily E member 4 codes for the protein MLKMEPLNSTHPSTAASSSPLESHVPGNGSGNGNEYFYILVVMSFYGVFLIGIMLGYMKSKRREKKSSLLLLYKDEERLWGEAMKPLPMVSGLRSVQVPMMLNMLQESVAPALSCTLCSMEGDSVSSESSSPDVHLTIQEEGADDELEETSETPLNESSEGSSENIHRNS